One genomic window of Salmo salar chromosome ssa12, Ssal_v3.1, whole genome shotgun sequence includes the following:
- the LOC106565108 gene encoding bombesin receptor-activated protein C6orf89 homolog, with amino-acid sequence MGTTLSEPCVYDKLSESIDILRQSGYRYGMSEREIEKFIKQVLETNEPRRDPPQFPILRATIKFVVAVGFLLVVVLAFTYPQTRPQLGVMYTGGHNWSSPLSHVRLLALPIAKKYNLQGFHEWWSVGALRQGLVNCSGCAEVSSVLEVPETLRESAAMRRGPQPVLLKGGEYLRMQRQQLEELYSAHSGSMSILVEKDNLLSHDEGFPQGPANFTLLWRFTSVAREKVLRWLFPKAELCPLLDSAGTTLQRCLVTHSANSQSRGVRVQGWLVVGEGLPTVRVLPVHHCQKHCSSFNLWLGPGDMVYADPLYWQMELFPGRDQNIVCDGSTF; translated from the exons ATGGGCACCACACTGAGTGAGCCTTGCGTCTACGACAAGCTGTCAGAGAGCATCGATATTCTCCGGCAGTCGGGGTATCGCTATGGCATGTCGGAGAGGGAGATCGAGAAGTTTATCAAACAAGTCCTGGAGACCAACGAGCCTCGAAGAGACCCGCCACAATTCCCCATCCTTCGAGCCACTATCAAG TTTGTGGTAGCGGTAGGCTTTCTGTTGGTGGTGGTGCTGGCCTTCACCTACCCCCAGACTCGGCCCCAGCTAGGTGTGATGTACACGGGGGGACACAACTGGTCCTCCCCCCTCAGTCACGTCAGACTACTAGCTCTGCCCATCGCCAAGAAGTACAACCTGCAAG GTTTCCATGAGTGGTGGAGTGTGGGGGCTCTGCGGCAGGGCCTGGTCAACTGTTCTGGCTGTGCAGAGGTCTCCTCCGTGCTGGAGGTCCCCGAGACCCTCAGAGAGTCTGCGGCCATGCGCAGGGGGCCACAGCCTGTGCTGCTTAAG GGTGGGGAGTATCTGCGCATGCAGAGGCAGCAGCTAGAGGAGCTCTACTCGGCGCACTCCGGCTCCATGAGTATACTAGTGGAGAAAGACAACCTACTGTCACATGACGAGGGTTTTCCACAGGGCCCAGCAAACTTCACCCTgctctg GAGGTTTACATCTGTGGCCAGAGAGAAGGTGTTAAGGTGGCTGTTCCCCAAGGCTGAGCTATGTCCCCTACTGGACAGCGCCGGAACAACATTGCAGCGTTGCCTGGTCACGCATAGTGCCAACTCTCAGAGCAGA GGGGTGCGAGTGCAGGGCTGGCTGGTGGTAGGAGAGGGCCTGCCCACGGTTAGAGTGCTCCCTGTCCACCACTGTCAGAAACACTGCAGCTCCTTCAACCTCTGGCTGGGACCTGGAGATATGG TGTACGCTGACCCGCTTTACTGGCAGATGGAGCTTTTCCCCGGCCGAGACCAGAACATAGTTTGTGATGGCTCCACTttctga
- the LOC106565109 gene encoding ADP-ribosylation factor-like protein 8A isoform X2, translating to MIALFNKLLDWFKQLFWKEEMELTLVGLQYSGKTTFVNSGQFSEDMIPTVGFNMRKITKGNVTIKLWDIGGQPRFRSMWERYCRGVSAIVYMVDAADPEKIEASKNELHNLLDKPQLQGIPVLVLGNKRDISGALDEKELIERMNLSAIQDREICCYSISCKEKDNIDITLQWLIQHSRTRRTTTT from the exons ATGATAGCCCTTTTCAACAAGCTGTTGGACTGGTTTAAACAGTTATTTTGGAAGGAGGAGATGGAGTTGACACTGGTCGGTCTGCAGTATTCGGGGAAAACCACCTTCGTCAAC tcaggACAGTTCAGCGAGGACATGATTCCTACAGTGGGCTTCAACATGAGGAAGATCACCAAGGGCAACGTCACCATTAAG CTGTGGGATATCGGGGGTCAGCCTCGATTCCGGAGCATGTGGGAGAGATACTGCAGAGGAGTCAGTGCCATTGT ttaCATGGTCGATGCTGCAGACCCAGAGAAGATTGAGGCCTCGAAGAATGAACTACACAACCTCCTAGACAAACCCCAGCTACAGGGGATCCCA GTACTGGTTTTGGGGAACAAAAGAGATATTTCGGGTGCCTTGGATGAGAAGGAGCTGATTGAAAGGAT GAACCTGTCAGCCATCCAGGACAGAGAGATCTGCTGTTACTCAATCTCCTGCAAGGAAAAAGACAACATCG ACATCACACTACAGTGGCTGATCCAGCATTCCAGAACCAGgaggacaacaacaacatga
- the LOC106565109 gene encoding ADP-ribosylation factor-like protein 8A isoform X1, protein MIALFNKLLDWFKQLFWKEEMELTLVGLQYSGKTTFVNVIASGQFSEDMIPTVGFNMRKITKGNVTIKLWDIGGQPRFRSMWERYCRGVSAIVYMVDAADPEKIEASKNELHNLLDKPQLQGIPVLVLGNKRDISGALDEKELIERMNLSAIQDREICCYSISCKEKDNIDITLQWLIQHSRTRRTTTT, encoded by the exons ATGATAGCCCTTTTCAACAAGCTGTTGGACTGGTTTAAACAGTTATTTTGGAAGGAGGAGATGGAGTTGACACTGGTCGGTCTGCAGTATTCGGGGAAAACCACCTTCGTCAACGTAATAGCG tcaggACAGTTCAGCGAGGACATGATTCCTACAGTGGGCTTCAACATGAGGAAGATCACCAAGGGCAACGTCACCATTAAG CTGTGGGATATCGGGGGTCAGCCTCGATTCCGGAGCATGTGGGAGAGATACTGCAGAGGAGTCAGTGCCATTGT ttaCATGGTCGATGCTGCAGACCCAGAGAAGATTGAGGCCTCGAAGAATGAACTACACAACCTCCTAGACAAACCCCAGCTACAGGGGATCCCA GTACTGGTTTTGGGGAACAAAAGAGATATTTCGGGTGCCTTGGATGAGAAGGAGCTGATTGAAAGGAT GAACCTGTCAGCCATCCAGGACAGAGAGATCTGCTGTTACTCAATCTCCTGCAAGGAAAAAGACAACATCG ACATCACACTACAGTGGCTGATCCAGCATTCCAGAACCAGgaggacaacaacaacatga